A stretch of DNA from Cryptomeria japonica chromosome 4, Sugi_1.0, whole genome shotgun sequence:
GTTAAGCTCTGGAATAATTTGAAAGCTTGTAGCTGTCATTGGAAGTATTGGAAATCAAGTTTGATTTATGGTCTCATTTAAATACAGAGGAATATATGGCTGTAGTTGGTAAGAATATTTTATGCATTATTGGGCTCAGAAATTTAATGTaagaaatttaattaataaatttatctattgttggaaatttggaatcATTGATCACACTCTTGATCTGTATTCCTAGAGTTTGCAGCATGCTTTACTCCATTGTAGGAGGCTAAGATTGCAGCAGTTGTCCAGCTGTTAGTGTGCTTCAGTGCATGGTAAATAGGCAAGGCTGTGAGCAATTCTCCTGTAGAGAGTGCGTCAATGAATAAAACAGACATGAGTGCCAACATTAGTCTTTTATTGGTTAGGATAACATTTGTTCTCTGAATCTGTTGCTTGTATGCATATAATTTAAGATGTGGAAGAAGTTGATGTCTACAAGCATTGGTAAAACGAGCATGATATGTACGTTGCTGCTGTAATGGCACCTGTAAGGAATGttctcacattttttattttttctttcaatcaTTTGAAGTCTGATGAGCCCATCATAGAAGATGATAAAGATGATGacgaggatgaagatgatgatgatgaggaggatgacaatgatgaggaagatgctCAAGGTAGAAAACTAACTTTATATCTTTGttcttttaatatttaatattacaaatatatttatattttaattggtTTACTCCACCTTGTTTATAATCGACAATGTTTACTTGTGGCCTCAAATTTTCTTCCAGGGGAGCAAGGTGCTGATGGAAAGTCGAAGCAAAGTAGGAGTGAGAAAAAGAGTCGTAAAGCTATGCTAAAGCTGGGGATGAAACCTGTTCCTGGTGTCACAAGGGTTACCATAAAGAAAAGCAAAAATGTTGATTTGCTAGAATCTATGACTAATTAtttgttttcaatttaattattataGAGAATAGCGAACATATGGAttggatttaaaaaataaaattctgTATTAACATATTCTTTTTAAAATCATCGTGCAGATTTTATTTGTTATTTCAAAGCCTGATGTTTTCAAAAGTCCAGCTTCAGATACATACATAGTCTTTGGTGAGGCTAAGATTGAGGATTTAAGTTCTCAGTTGCAGACACAAGCTGCAGAGCAATTCAAAGCTCCTGATATGAGTCATTTAACCATGAAGCCAGAATCATCTAGTGCCGCTCAAGAGGAAGATGAAGAAGTTGATGACAGTGGAGTTGAGCCAAAGGATATTGAGTTAGTCATGACACAGGCTGGAGTGTCAAAAGCCAAGGCTGTCAAAGCTCTCAAAGCTGCTGATGGAGATATTGTTAGTGCCATCATGGAACTGACAAACTAGTAGGAGATTTGTCAGagtacttttttttttgtattcaaaTGTTAGTGCCATCATGGAACTGACAAACTAGTAGGAGATTTGTCAGagtacttttttttttgtattcaaaTGTTCTGAAAACAAGTAGGTACTTTCCACAGGCAGCTGAGTTGTGATTAGCAGAGTTATCTTTGAAAGTAATGATTGTCATAGAGAGATTGGTCTCTGTTGTTTGTTGCTTAGTCACTCTATGTGATGGTTTATAATATCCAGGAGGAGAATTGCCTCCTTGAGGATGAATGAACTGATTAATATGAATTAGAACCGATCCCATGAATAGAATCgaggtttaaaatttatttttatgatAGTTTAAAAACTTtttcttttaaccattcattagaGCCAATGTGATATGCTCTCAGCTTCTAAAGGGCGATTGCCATAAAATTATTAAATGCTAGTCGAGTGCAGTCAAAGTCCACTTTGCTGGGCCACCCTGATCGGAGACAACATGAATTTGGGTTTGTGTTGTTTGGCCTTCTTGTATTTCTTCACTTCAGAAATCTGTAGGCATTGAATATTTAGTTGTACTTTTCACTTCACCGAAGTTTTAATGTTGTTCCTTCTTAGCAGGCTGGGCTGTCTGGAAGAAAGGATGGTCTTTTTGTATGCTACTTGCATTCCATACCCTATCGTAAATTCATGCTTAAATACCAGACCCATAATTTTCAGAGACAAGGATTCTGCATTTTCTTTCTAGTGCAATCCATTTGAAGTCTATGCTTTATAATAGTGCACATCCGTATGTTATTGTGCTAGGAATACATGAAGCAAATTGTTCTGTTTtgcaaacatttccactcagaacTTGGCTGTTGAGTAACAGCTAATCTCAGATTTGGTTATTTCTGCATAGCTAGTATCGTATCAACTTGTTTCAAAGTAATTTTTATTTAGGTAGACAGTAGAAAGCCAATTTTGTTCTTTGGTCTCTGATTTTCTGACATTTTCAAGAGAGATCGAGCGTGAGCTATCAGGAGGAGGAGGCCTACTACTTTCCTAAAGTTCATTCAGGTGAAATAAGAACAGAACAATATCTGGGCATGAGACCACATTAGAAATGAAATAAATGTAACAAATGACAGACGAAGGATGTATCTTGATAGTGCGGGTCATTTAGCTGCAGTTGATCATATAGTAAATGATGTGCCCAACTGATGAAACCTCATGGGATCGCTGCCATTCTTTTCTTagcaatattgaattaaatatgtgATTGCAGTTTTCTTAGCAACGTTATTTTTGTTTTGGTGAGCGTGTTCAATACGTTTGTCCAGGTTTTGTAGAGTAGTTGTATTTTGGGTGACAATGATGATGACATTGAGGGGGGAGCCTAATCATTTAAAAATCTATTTCTTGGCATCCTGTGTATCTCGGCAACGGCTATGCAGGGAGCAAAATGGAGCTCCCCCATCGTATGCGCCATGCATCC
This window harbors:
- the LOC131074123 gene encoding nascent polypeptide-associated complex subunit alpha-like protein; amino-acid sequence: MPSVSAPTEVEEEILAAQLKEQKIQSDEPIIEDDKDDDEDEDDDDEEDDNDEEDAQGEQGADGKSKQSRSEKKSRKAMLKLGMKPVPGVTRVTIKKSKNILFVISKPDVFKSPASDTYIVFGEAKIEDLSSQLQTQAAEQFKAPDMSHLTMKPESSSAAQEEDEEVDDSGVEPKDIELVMTQAGVSKAKAVKALKAADGDIVSAIMELTN